A DNA window from Theobroma cacao cultivar B97-61/B2 chromosome 5, Criollo_cocoa_genome_V2, whole genome shotgun sequence contains the following coding sequences:
- the LOC18597757 gene encoding E3 ubiquitin-protein ligase PRT6 isoform X2, which translates to MESPSDSSPLKPRDRILRRLAALGIPVEYLERRYEGIVNFVMANGLLLPNVVSAILPTDEEVAQSIQDPRLRSKKWMGLTMISRFRESMVWLQWLMFEGDPVDALKSLAKLSIGQRGVCGAVWGSNDIAYRCRTCEHDPTCAICVPCFQNGNHKDHDYSIIYTGGGCCDCGDETAWKREGFCSKHKGAEQIQPLPENLVNSVGPVLDALFVCWKNKLFSAESIFLENIRANDPGAEQRKIANELTNVVVEMLLEFCKYSESLLSFVSRRVISLDGLLGILVRAERFLSDGVVKKLHELLLKLLGEPVFKFEFSKVFLSYYPTVINEVIKEGNDKVLSTKFPLLSTFSVQIFTVPTLTPRLVKEMNLLGMLLGCLEEIFVSCAREDGHLQAAKWGSLYDTTNRVVGDIRFVMSHNIVSKYATHEQQDISRTWLKLLAFVQGMNPIKRETDLHIEEENESMHLLFVLGHSIANIHSLLVDGAVATSELANVLSYTYKQDMDDGDSMRHAKVGRLSQESSVCSVTGRTASKVTEVGSGSVSHLFVPSSVIWLIRECLRAMETWLEVDDRISAAFQSIISPNSSGNSDSNFLAIKKTLYKIRKGKYFGKPTSSSENHSSQSSSSLYSGHQASDDMEIVKNLGSDGNPTFPAEISSVACGSMCLDVNAMETDIGTGLSTLRVSEWPDIIYDVSSQEISVHIPLHRLLSLLLQKALRMCYGESVVPNVRNPYSTSSLSAIYADFFGHILESFHPFGFSACVMEHPLRIRVFCAQVIAGMWRKNGDAALVSCEWYRSVRWSEQGLELDLFLLQCCAALAPPDLFVKRIVERFGLLNYLSLSLERSNEYEPVLVQEMLTLIMQILQERRFCGRNTADSLKRELIYKLAIGDATHSQLVKSLPRDLSKFDQLQEILDRVAVYCNPSGCNQGMYSLRWAYWKELDLYHPRWNSRDLQVAEERYLRFCGVSAMTTQLPRWTKIYPPLEGVSRIATCRVTFQIIRAVLFYAVFTDKFTESRAPDGILMTALHLLSLTLDICLQQNGSSSAECYIGDLNCMLAFAVEEISESLNFGAGKQSLLSLLVALMRMHRQENQSNYLESSNCSFSPLIESILKKFAEVDSQCMTKLQQLAPEVICHISQSTPYSDTNRSVSASDSEMRKAKARERQAAILAKMKAEQSKFLTSITSTADDDPKSEAEMSNSDAEHETEGAVQESCSLCHDPTSKNPVSFLILLQKSRLLSFVDRGPPSWDRWSDKEQGYSLTNRSDQPRSNASSSSSGLASQLVQLTDNAVVGSANDGQGQRREVNVILDFVKSRFPLVRDIQAPSTSSDVKVLETLEEDMYVRIRKEMCDTLLSSSIKEDEVSSAAECSPESSRDAESVFLRKYIAAISKETSENSLGFENTNGDREMTESTSQPLVYDGFGPLDCDGIYLSSCGHAVHQGCLDRYLSSLKERYVRRSFFEGAHIVDTDQGEFLCPVCRRLANSVLPAVHGNLQKAGRQPMTSSVDPLPALCPSSASKEESYSLLLQQGLSLLKTAAKVVGRPDIFEALSLQRKESKSRNLEPISRVLSKMYFSKKQDRLLRSPRLSHPIILWDTLKYSLMSTEIAARSGRTSMTTNYTLTSLYKEFKSSSEFIFSLLLRVVQNLSRTNSLHALQRFRGLQLFAESICSRVSPDYHSSRHKQEGNLGILKHDDKEAIHPDIQFWNRASDPVLARDPFSSLMWVLFCLPCPFIPCDESLLSLVHIFYVVSMVQAVITCCGRHGYNINELDSHDCLITDICGILGGSDCARWYFVSKDANHSCDIKDMIRRLSFPYLRRCALLWKLLKSSAEAPFCDRDNVWESSQVTTDVMDTTESASVELNEVQELEKMFKIPPIDVVLKDEVSRSIALKWFHHFHKVYEACSFQNVFYCNPAVSFKLMSLPHVYQDLLQRYIKQCCPDCEAVLEDPALCLLCGRLCSPSWKPCCRDSGCMAHAMVCGAGIGVFLLIRRTTILLQRCARQAPWPSPYLDAFGEEDSEMHRGKPLYLNEERYAALTYMVASHGLDRSSKVLSQTTVGSFFMV; encoded by the exons ATGGAATCGCCTAGCGATTCTTCGCCGCTTAAGCCCCGTGATCGAATCTTACGG AGGCTAGCTGCTTTAGGGATTCCAGTGGAGTACCTCGAGAGGCGTTATGAGGGAATAGTTAACTTTGTTATGGCTAATGGATTGTTGTTACCAAATGTAGTTTCCGCAATCTTACCTACTGATGAGGAAGTGGCGCAGTCTATACAAGATCCTAGGTTAAGGTCTAAGAAATGGATGGGTTTAACTATGATAAGCCGGTTTCGTGAGAGTATGGTTTGGTTACAGTGGTTGATGTTTGAGGGTGACCCGGTGGATGCTTTGAAAAGCCTAGCAAAATTGAGTATCGGTCAACGTGGTGTTTGTGGTGCGGTTTGGGGATCAAATGACATTGCATACAGGTGCCGGACGTGTGAGCATGATCCGACTTGTGCTATTTGTGTTCCTTGTTTCCAGAATGGGAATCATAAGGATCATGATTATTCTATTATTTATACAGGCGGTGGTTGCTGTGATTGTGGGGATGAAACAGCCTGGAAACGTGAGGGTTTTTGCTCAAAGCATAAAGGTGCTGAACAGATTCAGCCACTTCCTGAGAACTTAGTGAATTCTGTGGGGCCGGTGCTTGATGCACTCTTTGTTTGTTGGAAAAACAAGCTATTCTCAGCAGAAAGTATCTTTCTGGAAAATATTAGAGCAAATGATCCTGGTGCTGAGCAGAGGAAGATTGCGAATGAGCTAACAAATGTGGTTGTTGAGATGCTTTTGGAATTTTGCAAGTACAGCGAGAGTTTGCTCAGCTTTGTGTCTAGGAGGGTGATTTCTTTAGATGGTTTATTGGGTATTCTGGTCAGAGCAGAGAGGTTCTTAAGCGATGGTGTTGTGAAGAAACTCCATGAACTGCTGCTGAAATTGCTGGGGGAGCCTGTCTTCAAATTTGAGTTCTCTAAAGTATTTTTGAGCTATTACCCTactgttataaatgaagtcaTAAAAGAGGGCAATGACAAAGTTCTTAGTACAAAGTTCCCTCTACTCTCAACTTTCTCTGTCCAAATTTTCACAGTGCCAACTTTGACTCCTCGTCTTGTGAAGGAGATGAACCTACTTGGCATGCTTCTGGGATGCTTGgaagaaatttttgtttcttgtgCCCGGGAAGATGGCCACTTGCAG GCTGCTAAGTGGGGAAGTTTGTATGACACCACTAACCGTGTGGTTGGAGATATTCGGTTTGTTATGAGCCACAACATAGTCTCCAAATATGCAACCCATGAGCAGCAGGACATCTCAAGAACTTGGCTAAAGCTTTTGGCTTTTGTGCAAGGGATGAACCCTATAAAGAGGGAAACTGACCTCCatatagaagaagaaaatgagtcTATGcatttgctttttgttttaggCCATTCTATTGCCAATATTCACTCCCTTCTGGTGGATGGAGCTGTTGCCACAAGTGAACTGGCAAATGTTCTTTCTTATACTTATAAGCAAGATATGGATGATGGAGATAGCATGAGGCATGCAAAAGTAGGAAGGCTATCCCAAGAGAGTTCTGTTTGTAGTGTAACAGGAAGGACTGCATCAAAGGTTACTGAAGTTGGATCTGGTTCTGTATCTCATCTTTTTGTTCCCTCCTCTGTCATCTGGTTAATACGTGAGTGCTTAAGGGCTATGGAGACTTGGTTGGAAGTTGATGACAGAATTTCTGCAGCTTTTCAGAGTATAATTTCTCCAAATAGTAGTGGCAATTCTGATAGCAATTTTTTAGCAATAAAAAAGACATTATACAAGATTAGGAAAGGCAAATATTTTGGTAAACCGACTAGTTCAAGTGAAAATCATAGCTCACAATCTTCTTCATCTTTATATAGTGGACATCAAGCAAGTGATGACATGGAGattgttaaaaatttaggCTCAGATGGTAATCCAACCTTTCCGGCTGAAATCAGTTCAGTTGCATGTGGTTCTATGTGTTTGGATGTCAATGCCATGGAGACAGATATTGGCACTGGACTATCTACTCTTCGTGTGTCTGAATGGCCAGATATTATTTATGATGTTAGTTCGCAAGAGATATCTGTTCACATTCCATTACATCGATTGCTTTCCTTGCTTCTGCAGAAGGCATTAAGAATGTGTTATGGTGAATCTGTGGTGCCAAATGTAAGAAATCCGTATTCTACAAGTTCTTTATCAGCAATTTATGCTGATTTCTTTGGCCACATCCTTGAGAGCTTCCATCCTTTTGGGTTTTCTGCCTGTGTTATGGAGCATCCCTTACGGATTAGGGTATTTTGTGCTCAAGTTATTGCTGGGATGTGGCGGAAGAATGGGGATGCTGCATTAGTATCTTGTGAGTGGTATCGCTCAGTTCGCTG GTCTGAGCAAGGTTTGGAGcttgatttatttttgctgcagtgCTGTGCTGCATTGGCTCCTCCTGATCTCTTTGTTAAAAGAATTGTGGAGCGCTTTGGGCTATTAAACTACCTTTCTCTAAGTCTTGAAAGATCAAATGA GTACGAGCCAGTTCTTGTTCAGGAAATGCTCACTCTTATCATGCAAATTTTACAAGAAAGGCGATTTTGTGGACGCAATACAGCTGACAGTCTGAAAAGAGAGTTGATTTATAAGTTAGCCATTGGAGATGCCACTCACAGCCAACTAGTGAAATCTCTACCTCGTGATCTGTCTAAGTTTGACCAACTTCAAGAAATTTTAGACAGGGTGGCTGTGTACTGTAATCCATCTGGCTGTAATCAG GGGATGTATTCCTTGCGTTGGGCCTATTGGAAGGAGCTGGACTTATACCACCCTCGTTGGAACTCAAGGGATTTGCAAGTTGCAGAAGAAAGATACTTGCGTTTCTGTGGTGTTTCTGCAATGACTACTCAGCTGCCTAGGTGGACAAAAATATATCCTCCTCTTGAGGGAGTCTCTAGAATTGCTACATGCAGAGTGACATTTCAGATTATCCGTGCAGTGTTATTTTATGCAGTTTTCACTGATAAATTCACTGAATCACGTGCTCCTGATGGTATTCTTATGACAGCATTGCACTTACTTTCATTAACATTAGACATCTGTTTACAGCAGAATGGATCTAGTAGTGCGGAATGTTATATTGGAGATTTAAATTGCATGCTAGCTTTTGCTGTTGAAGAAATTAGTGaatcattaaattttggtGCTGGCAAACAAAGCTTGTTGTCACTTCTTGTTGCATTAATGAGAATGCATAGGCAAGAGAATCAAAGCAACTATTTAGAATCTAGCAACTGCAGTTTTTCTCCCCTGATTGAAAGTATATTGAAGAAGTTTGCTGAAGTTGACTCCCAGTGCATGACCAAACTGCAACAACTTGCGCCTGAAGTGATTTGCCATATATCACAATCTACTCCTTATAGTGATACGAATAGATCAGTTTCAGCCTCTGATAGTGAGATGCGCAAGGCCAAAGCTCGCGAAAGACAAGCTGCCATATTG GCTAAAATGAAAGCAGAGCAGTCCAAGTTTTTGACAAGCATCACTTCCACTGCTGATGATGATCCAAAATCTGAAGCAGAAATGTCTAATTCTGATGCTGAGCATGAAACAGAAGGTGCTGTGCAAGAGAGTTGCTCTCTTTGCCATGATCCTACTTCCAAAAATCCTGTTTCTTTCTTGATTCTTCTCCAA AAATCTAGGCTTCTGAGCTTTGTTGATAGAGGTCCCCCATCATGGGATCGATGGTCAGACAAGGAGCAAGGCTATAGTCTTACAAATAGGTCTGATCAGCCTAGGTCAAATGCCTCTTCCAGTAGTTCAGGTTTGGCTTCTCAGTTGGTGCAGTTGACTGATAATGCAGTTGTTGGGTCTGCCAATGATGGGCAAGGGCAGCGCAGGGAAGTAAATGTGATTCTTGACTTTGTGAAGTCTCGGTTTCCTTTGGTGAGGGACATTCAAGCACCTTCCACATCTAGTGATGTGAAGGTTTTGGAGACATTGGAAGAAGATATGTATGTTCGTATTCGTAAAGAAATGTGTGATACATTATTAAGCTCAAGCATTAAGGAGGATGAAGTATCCTCTGCTGCTGAATGTTCTCCAGAAAGCAGCAGGGATGCTGAATCTGTCTTTCTTCGGAAATACATTGCTGCCATTTcaaaggagacaagtgaaaactCTTTGGGTTTTGAAAACACTAATGGTGATAGAGAGATGACAGAATCTACTTCACAGCCTCTTGTTTATGATGGATTTGGTCCATTAGATTGTGATGGaatttatctttcttcctGTGGGCATGCTGTACATCAGGGTTGTCTTGATCGCTATTTATCATCACTGAAGGAAAG ATATGTTCGAAGAAGTTTCTTTGAGGGGGCACATATTGTGGATACAGATCAG GGAGAGTTTCTGTGTCCTGTGTGTCGTCGACTAGCAAATTCTGTCTTGCCTGCAGTGCATGGGAATTTGCAGAAGGCTGGAAGGCAGCCTATGACTTCAAGTGTCGATCCACTACCTGCTTTATGTCCTTCATCTGCATCAAAGGAAGAAAGCTATTCCCTTCTGCTTCAGCAAGGGTTATCTCTTCTAAAAACTGCTGCCAAGGTGGTTGGTAGACCTGATATTTTTGAAGCTCTTTCtcttcaaagaaaagaaagcaaaagtCGGAATCTTGAACCTATATCTCGTGTGCTGTCCAAAatgtatttttcaaaaaagcaGGATAGGCTCTTAAGATCTCCAAGGTTGAGCCACCCAATAATTTTATGGGATACTCTTAAGTATTCTCTTATGTCAACAGAAATTGCTGCTCGCAGTGGAAGGACTTCGATGACCACCAATTATACCCTTACTTCTTTGTATAAGGAATTTAAATCTTCTagtgaatttatattttccttaTTGCTAAGAGTTGTCCAGAACCTGAGTAGAACAAATTCCCTTCACGCTCTTCAAAGATTTAGAGGTCTTCAACTGTTTGCAGAGTCAATTTGCTCTAGGGTTTCCCCTGATTATCACAGCAGCAGACATAAACAGGAAG GCAACCTTGGTATCTTGAAACATGATGATAAGGAAGCAATACATCCTGATATTCAATTTTGGAATCGGGCATCTGATCCTGTTCTTGCCCGTGACCCTTTCTCATCATTGATGTGGGTTCTCTTCTGTCTTCCATGCCCATTTATACCATGTGACGAGTCCCTGTTATCCCTTGTCCATATCTTTTATGTTGTCTCCATGGTTCAG GCTGTAATTACATGTTGTGGGAGACATGGTTATAACATCAATGAGTTAGATTCCCATGATTGCCTAATTACTGATATCTGTGGCATTCTTGGAGGTTCTGACTGTGCTCGCTGGTATTTTGTATCAAAAGATGCAAACCATTCTTGTGATATTAAAGATATGATTCGAAGATTGAGTTTTCCTTACTTGCGGAGGTGTGCATTGTTATGGAAATTGCTGAAGTCTTCTGCTGAAGCACCATTCTGTGATAGGGATAATGTGTGGGAATCATCTCAAGTGACCACTGATGTGATGGATACAACTGAAAGTGCTTCAGTGGAGCTCAATGAAGTACAAGAACTAGAGAAGATGTTTAAGATTCCCCCTATAGATGTTGTTCTCAAGGATGAAGTCTCACGATCAATAGCATTAAAGTGGTTTCATCATTTCCACAAGGTTTATGAAGCCTGTAGTTTCCAAAATGTTTTCTACTGCAATCCTGCAGTTTCATTTAAGTTGATGAGTCTGCCTCATGTTTATCAAGACCTATTGCAAAG GTATATAAAGCAGTGTTGCCCTGATTGTGAAGCTGTGCTTGAGGACCCTGCATTATGCCTGTTGTGTGGCAGACTATGCTCTCCTAGTTGGAAACCATGCTGCAG GGATAGTGGATGCATGGCTCATGCAATGGTCTGTGGTGCTGGTATTGGCGTTTTTCTGTTGATAAGG AGAACAACAATCCTGCTGCAAAGATGTGCACGTCAAGCTCCTTGGCCATCTCCATATTTGGATGCATTTGGTGAAGAG gATAGCGAAATGCATAGAGGAAAGCCACTGTACTTGAATGAGGAACGTTATGCTGCTCTAACTTACATG GTTGCTTCTCATGGCCTTGATCGGAGTTCAAAGGTTCTCAGCCAAACTACCGTTGGTTCCTTCTTCATGGTTTAG